Below is a genomic region from Nitrospira sp..
CCATTCCCTTCATGAAAGCGATCATGGAGGACCAGGATTTTCTCGCCGGCCGGTTCGATACCTCCTATCTCGACACGCACCCGGACTTGTACACCTACGACGAAATCGAGCAGCCGGAGGATCTCGTTCTGGCGCTCGCCGCCGCCATTGCGGCCTATGAAGGGCTGTAACCCCTCAGCGCCTCCGATTGTTCATGATCTAAGCGAGAAGCCATGGCTACGAAACGGTCATCCGGAAAGAAACCGACGCACAAGAAACGTTCCCAAACTCCGGCGACCAGGGCGCCGAAGAAGCGGGGCGTTCTAAAACAGGATTGGCCGATTCAGCCGGCGGCGGGCAAGCAGGTGCTCGTGACCGAAGTGGCCTTGCGCGATGGGCATCAATGCCTCCTGGCCACGCGCATGCGGACCGAGGACATGCTGCCGATCGCCCAAAAGCTGGACGCGGTCGGATTCTGGTCGTTGGAAGTCTGGGGCGGCGCCACCTTCGATACCTGTCTACGCTTCCTCAAGGAGGATCCCTGGGAACGGCTGCGGGCGCTGCGCGCCGCGATGCCGAACACCAAGTTGCAGATGCTCCTCCGCGGGCAGAACATCGTCGGATACCGGCATTATGCGGACGACGTGCTGGACCGGTTCATCGAGCGCTCGGCCGCCAACGGCATCGACGTCTTCCGTATCTTCGACGCCCTCAACGACATCCGCAATCTCGAACGGGCGATCCAGGAGGTCAAAGCCTGCGGGAAACATGTCGAGGCGGCCATCTCCTACACCGTGAGTCCCGTCCATCGGCTGGAAGGATTCGTCGAGATGGGCAAACGGTTGGAGGACCTCGGGTCCGACACGATCTGCATCAAGGACATGGCCGGACTGCTGGCTCCGATGGACGCCTACCTGCTGGTCAAGAGTCTGAAGCAGGCGGTCGGGGTGCCCATCCATCTGCATTCCCACTACACCTCCGGCATGGGCACGATGTCCGCGCTCATGGCCGTTCTGGCGGGCCTCGACATCGTCGACACCGCCATCTCCCCCCTGGCCGGCGGCGCCTCCCATCCGCCGACCGAATCGATCGTGGCCTCGTTGCAGCGCACGTCATACGACACCAAGCTCGAGCTCACGGCCCTTCAACCGATCGCCGACCACTTCCGCACGGTGCGGCGGAAATATCGGCAGTTCGAAAGCGACGTCACGGGCGTCGACGCCGAGATTCTCACCTCCCAGATTCCCGGGGGCATGCTGTCCAATCTCGCCGCGCAGCTGTCCGAACAGAACGCGCTCGACCGCATGAAGGAGGTGCTCGACGAAGTTCCCCGGGTCCGGAAAGACATGGGATATCCGCCGCTGGTCACGCCGACCAGCCAGATCGTCGGCACTCAGGCGACCCTGAACGTCCTCACAGGCGAGCGCTACAAGGTCATCACGAATGAAACGAAGAACTATTTTCTCGGCCTGTACGGTCGCGCGCCGGGGCAAGTGGCCCACGACGTCATGGCTCGCGCCATCGGCGACGATGAACCGATCAAGACCAGGCCCGCCGATCGACTGGAACCGGAAATGGAAGCGACCAGGAAGGATCTGCCCGCATCCGCCGACACGGTCGAGGATCACCTGTCGTTTGTTCTTTTTCCAGCCATCGCCCGCGACTTCTTCGAGGCCCGCGAGAAGGGGGATCTGGTCCCGGAGCCGCTGGAGGGAAGCCTGCCGAAAGGTCCGGCCGTCGCGGGCGAACTCCACTTGGCTCCGGTGGAATTCAATGTGACCGTCCATGGCGAAACCTATCACGTGAAGGTGTCCGGATCCGGACGCAAAGTTGACGGACGGAAACCCTATTACATCCGGGTCAACGACAAACTCGAAGAGGTGTCCCTCGAAGCGATCCAGGAAGTCCTGGCCGGCACGCCCGAGGCCACGGAGACCGCCGGCGGAGCCAAGCCCAAACGGCCCAAACCGGCCAAACCCGGCGACGTCGCTCCCCCGATGCCGGGTCGCGTCGTCAAGATCCTGGTCGCCAAGGACGATCGCGTCATGACCGGAGATCCTCTGCTCATCATCGAGGCCATGAAGATGGAGAGTCAGGTCCCTGCACCGATCGATGGGACGGTGACGGGGATTCTGGTCGAGGAAGGGGAAAACGTTCGAACCGACGAGACCCTCATCCAGCTGGAGTAGACCATTCCGCCGTTTGGTACCGCCAGCCAGACCCCTGTCGGCCTCCATCGGCTTCTGACCACGCTGCTGTTCTGGCTGCCGATGACCGCCTGTTCATCGCCCACTGCGATTCCGACCCAGTTCGACGCCTTCGAACGCATTCCCGTCCACACCGCCTTGGTCCACGGACAAAGGATCGCCTATCTGGACATCGGACAGGGCGCCCCGGTGATCCTCATTCACGGGTTCGGCGGATCCATGTGGCAGTGGGAACACCAACAGACTGTCCTGGGCCGGCACTTCCGCCTGATCACCCCGGATCTGATCGGCTCCGGGCTCTCCGACAAGCCGGATATCGCCTATACCCCCGAGCAGTTGCTCGACTACTTCGCGGAGTTCATGGACACCTTGCAGCTATCCCGGGCCACCCTCGTCGGCAGTTCGATGGGGGCCGGGCTGGCCCTCGGGATGGCCTTGACCCGTCCTGAGCGCGTCGACAAACTGATCCTTATCGACGGTCTACCGAACCAGGTCGCGAACAAGCTCACGAGTCCGACGATCAAACGGGCGCTGGAATCCCGGGCACCGACCTGGATGGTTTCCTTCGGC
It encodes:
- a CDS encoding alpha/beta hydrolase; this translates as MTACSSPTAIPTQFDAFERIPVHTALVHGQRIAYLDIGQGAPVILIHGFGGSMWQWEHQQTVLGRHFRLITPDLIGSGLSDKPDIAYTPEQLLDYFAEFMDTLQLSRATLVGSSMGAGLALGMALTRPERVDKLILIDGLPNQVANKLTSPTIKRALESRAPTWMVSFGNWLFGGLMVESILQEIVHDPALLTPAVLERSNRNRRRPGIIPPLMALRDSLPVWETDFAPRLGTITHPTLILWGQEDRVFPVAVGEDLHRTMKGSKLVTIPQAGHIPQWEQPEQVNQAIMEFVASATAES
- the oadA gene encoding sodium-extruding oxaloacetate decarboxylase subunit alpha, which gives rise to MATKRSSGKKPTHKKRSQTPATRAPKKRGVLKQDWPIQPAAGKQVLVTEVALRDGHQCLLATRMRTEDMLPIAQKLDAVGFWSLEVWGGATFDTCLRFLKEDPWERLRALRAAMPNTKLQMLLRGQNIVGYRHYADDVLDRFIERSAANGIDVFRIFDALNDIRNLERAIQEVKACGKHVEAAISYTVSPVHRLEGFVEMGKRLEDLGSDTICIKDMAGLLAPMDAYLLVKSLKQAVGVPIHLHSHYTSGMGTMSALMAVLAGLDIVDTAISPLAGGASHPPTESIVASLQRTSYDTKLELTALQPIADHFRTVRRKYRQFESDVTGVDAEILTSQIPGGMLSNLAAQLSEQNALDRMKEVLDEVPRVRKDMGYPPLVTPTSQIVGTQATLNVLTGERYKVITNETKNYFLGLYGRAPGQVAHDVMARAIGDDEPIKTRPADRLEPEMEATRKDLPASADTVEDHLSFVLFPAIARDFFEAREKGDLVPEPLEGSLPKGPAVAGELHLAPVEFNVTVHGETYHVKVSGSGRKVDGRKPYYIRVNDKLEEVSLEAIQEVLAGTPEATETAGGAKPKRPKPAKPGDVAPPMPGRVVKILVAKDDRVMTGDPLLIIEAMKMESQVPAPIDGTVTGILVEEGENVRTDETLIQLE